Proteins encoded in a region of the Oryctolagus cuniculus chromosome 10, mOryCun1.1, whole genome shotgun sequence genome:
- the ZMYND10 gene encoding zinc finger MYND domain-containing protein 10 isoform X4 — translation MWKQKVLPVLCKLEDFKPQNTFPIYMVVHHEASIINLLETVFFHREVCESAEDTVLDLVDYCHRKLALLVARGGQSGLREEEGSQDSTPMQELQKQAELMEFEITLKALSVLRYITDCVDSLSLSTLSRMLSTHNLPCLLVQLLEHSPWSRREGGKLQRFEGGRWHTVAPSEQQKLSKLDGQVWIALYNLLLSSEARARYCLTSFAKGQLLKLRPFLTDTLLDQLPNLADLKNFLAHLALVEPQTPKKDLVLEQIPEIWERLKQQNKGMWQAIAKHQLQHVFSPSEHDLRLQAARSGLLSGDGRQREPRGMGVSGGAPGPRLPGPARPRDPPAGGLRRTGWMCSKRWLRSDLAVPTAAQRPRSAARDARMSGTAAGSAKSSTGRSTGRFVSWLGRATEPSEGCACLHNGQPPGPRQPTPSLTISSGSCRWCAQQRSADPPPPPLPAPPAGRRRALPQHTGREPDVGTLSL, via the exons ATGTGGAAGCAGAAAGTGTTGCCCGTGCTGTGCAAGCTGGAGGACTTCAAGCCCCAGAACACCTTCCCCATATACATGGTG GTACACCACGAGGCCTCCATCATCAACCTCCTTGAGACAGTGTTCTTCCACAGG gAGGTGTGTGAGTCGGCAGAAGACACCGTCTTGGACCTGGTGGACTACTGCCACCGCAAACTGGCTCTTCTGGTGGCCCGGGGTGGCCAGAGTGGTCTCcgggaggaggaggggtcccAGGACAGCACCCCCATGCAG gagctgcagaagcagGCAGAGCTGATGGAGTTTGAGATCACACTGAAAGCCCTGTCGGTGCTGCGCTACATCACAGACTGCGTGGACAG CCTTTCCCTGAGCACCTTGAGCCGCATGCTCAGCACGCACAACCTGCCCTGCCTCCTGGTGCAGCTGCTGGAGCACAGTCCTTGGAGCCGGCGGGAAGGCG GCAAGCTGCAGCGATTTGAGGGCGGCCGTTGGCATACGGTGGCCCCTTCGGAGCAGCAAAAGCTGAGCAAGCTGGATGGGCAGGTGTGGATCGCCCTGTACAACCTGCTGCTGAGCTCTGAGGCCCGGGCCCGCTACTGCCTCACGAGTTTTGCCAAGGGACAGCTTCTCAAG CTTCGGCCCTTTCTCACAGACACCCTCCTGGACCAGCTGCCCAACCTGGCAGACCTGAAGAACTTCCTGGCCCACTTGGCCCTGGTCGAGCCCCAGACCCCTAAGAAGGACCTGGTGTTAGAACAG ATCCCGGAAATCTGGGAGCGGCTGAAGCAGCAGAACAAAGGCATGTGGCAGGCCATCGCCAAGCACCAGCTGCAACACGTGTTCAGCCCCTCGGAGCACGACCTGCGGCTGCAGGCAGCAAGGTCAGGCCTGCTGAGCGGGGATGGGCGCCAACGGGAGCCGAGAGGCATGGGTGTGAGCGGGGGtgcccccggcccccgcctgccaggcccagccaggccccgTGACCCTCCGGCAGGTGGGCTGAGACGTACAGGTTGGATGTGCTCGAAGCGGTGGCTCCGGAGCGACCTCGCTGTGCCTACTGCAGCGCAGAGGCCTCGAAGCGCTGCTCGAGATGCCAGAATGAGTGGTACTGCTGCAG GGAGTGCCAAGTCAAGCACTGGGAGAAGCACCGgaaggtttgtgtcctggctgggcAGGGCGACAGAGCCAAGTGAGGGCTGTGCCTGCCTGCACAACGGCCAACCACCCGGGCCAAGGCAACCCACCCCAAGCCTCACGATCTCATCTGGCTCCTGCCGCTGGTGCGCACAGCAGAGATCTGctgacccacccccacccccacttcctgccccACCCGCGGGTAGGCGGAGGGCGCTGCCTCAGCACACTGGAAGGGAGCCGGATGTGGGGACCCTCTCCCTGTAG
- the ZMYND10 gene encoding zinc finger MYND domain-containing protein 10 isoform X5, translating into MWKQKVLPVLCKLEDFKPQNTFPIYMVEVCESAEDTVLDLVDYCHRKLALLVARGGQSGLREEEGSQDSTPMQELQKQAELMEFEITLKALSVLRYITDCVDSLSLSTLSRMLSTHNLPCLLVQLLEHSPWSRREGGKLQRFEGGRWHTVAPSEQQKLSKLDGQVWIALYNLLLSSEARARYCLTSFAKGQLLKLRPFLTDTLLDQLPNLADLKNFLAHLALVEPQTPKKDLVLEQIPEIWERLKQQNKGMWQAIAKHQLQHVFSPSEHDLRLQAARSGLLSGDGRQREPRGMGVSGGAPGPRLPGPARPRDPPAGGLRRTGWMCSKRWLRSDLAVPTAAQRPRSAARDARMSGTAAGSAKSSTGRSTGRFVSWLGRATEPSEGCACLHNGQPPGPRQPTPSLTISSGSCRWCAQQRSADPPPPPLPAPPAGRRRALPQHTGREPDVGTLSL; encoded by the exons ATGTGGAAGCAGAAAGTGTTGCCCGTGCTGTGCAAGCTGGAGGACTTCAAGCCCCAGAACACCTTCCCCATATACATGGTG gAGGTGTGTGAGTCGGCAGAAGACACCGTCTTGGACCTGGTGGACTACTGCCACCGCAAACTGGCTCTTCTGGTGGCCCGGGGTGGCCAGAGTGGTCTCcgggaggaggaggggtcccAGGACAGCACCCCCATGCAG gagctgcagaagcagGCAGAGCTGATGGAGTTTGAGATCACACTGAAAGCCCTGTCGGTGCTGCGCTACATCACAGACTGCGTGGACAG CCTTTCCCTGAGCACCTTGAGCCGCATGCTCAGCACGCACAACCTGCCCTGCCTCCTGGTGCAGCTGCTGGAGCACAGTCCTTGGAGCCGGCGGGAAGGCG GCAAGCTGCAGCGATTTGAGGGCGGCCGTTGGCATACGGTGGCCCCTTCGGAGCAGCAAAAGCTGAGCAAGCTGGATGGGCAGGTGTGGATCGCCCTGTACAACCTGCTGCTGAGCTCTGAGGCCCGGGCCCGCTACTGCCTCACGAGTTTTGCCAAGGGACAGCTTCTCAAG CTTCGGCCCTTTCTCACAGACACCCTCCTGGACCAGCTGCCCAACCTGGCAGACCTGAAGAACTTCCTGGCCCACTTGGCCCTGGTCGAGCCCCAGACCCCTAAGAAGGACCTGGTGTTAGAACAG ATCCCGGAAATCTGGGAGCGGCTGAAGCAGCAGAACAAAGGCATGTGGCAGGCCATCGCCAAGCACCAGCTGCAACACGTGTTCAGCCCCTCGGAGCACGACCTGCGGCTGCAGGCAGCAAGGTCAGGCCTGCTGAGCGGGGATGGGCGCCAACGGGAGCCGAGAGGCATGGGTGTGAGCGGGGGtgcccccggcccccgcctgccaggcccagccaggccccgTGACCCTCCGGCAGGTGGGCTGAGACGTACAGGTTGGATGTGCTCGAAGCGGTGGCTCCGGAGCGACCTCGCTGTGCCTACTGCAGCGCAGAGGCCTCGAAGCGCTGCTCGAGATGCCAGAATGAGTGGTACTGCTGCAG GGAGTGCCAAGTCAAGCACTGGGAGAAGCACCGgaaggtttgtgtcctggctgggcAGGGCGACAGAGCCAAGTGAGGGCTGTGCCTGCCTGCACAACGGCCAACCACCCGGGCCAAGGCAACCCACCCCAAGCCTCACGATCTCATCTGGCTCCTGCCGCTGGTGCGCACAGCAGAGATCTGctgacccacccccacccccacttcctgccccACCCGCGGGTAGGCGGAGGGCGCTGCCTCAGCACACTGGAAGGGAGCCGGATGTGGGGACCCTCTCCCTGTAG
- the ZMYND10 gene encoding zinc finger MYND domain-containing protein 10 isoform X6, whose translation MGDLELLLPGEADVLVRGLRSFPLREMGTEGWTRQHESLEKLNMQAILDATASQSEPIQELLVTHGKIPTLVEELITVEMWKQKVLPVLCKLEDFKPQNTFPIYMVVHHEASIINLLETVFFHREVCESAEDTVLDLVDYCHRKLALLVARGGQSGLREEEGSQDSTPMQELQKQAELMEFEITLKALSVLRYITDCVDSLSLSTLSRMLSTHNLPCLLVQLLEHSPWSRREGGKLQRFEGGRWHTVAPSEQQKLSKLDGQVWIALYNLLLSSEARARYCLTSFAKGQLLKLRPFLTDTLLDQLPNLADLKNFLAHLALVEPQTPKKDLVLEQIPEIWERLKQQNKGMWQAIAKHQLQHVFSPSEHDLRLQAARWAETYRLDVLEAVAPERPRCAYCSAEASKRCSRCQNEWYCCRECQVKHWEKHRKVCVLAGQGDRAK comes from the exons atgggcgacctggagctgctgctgcccGGGGAGGCTGATGTGCTGGTGCGGGGtctgcgcagcttcccgctgcGAGAGATGGGCACTGAAGG GTGGACGCGGCAGCACGAGAGCCTGGAGAAGCTCAACATGCAGGCCATCCTGGATGCCACCGCGAGCCAGAGCGAGCCCATCCAGGAGCTGCTGGTCACCCACGGGAAG ATCCCGACGCTGGTGGAGGAGCTGATCACCGTGGAGATGTGGAAGCAGAAAGTGTTGCCCGTGCTGTGCAAGCTGGAGGACTTCAAGCCCCAGAACACCTTCCCCATATACATGGTG GTACACCACGAGGCCTCCATCATCAACCTCCTTGAGACAGTGTTCTTCCACAGG gAGGTGTGTGAGTCGGCAGAAGACACCGTCTTGGACCTGGTGGACTACTGCCACCGCAAACTGGCTCTTCTGGTGGCCCGGGGTGGCCAGAGTGGTCTCcgggaggaggaggggtcccAGGACAGCACCCCCATGCAG gagctgcagaagcagGCAGAGCTGATGGAGTTTGAGATCACACTGAAAGCCCTGTCGGTGCTGCGCTACATCACAGACTGCGTGGACAG CCTTTCCCTGAGCACCTTGAGCCGCATGCTCAGCACGCACAACCTGCCCTGCCTCCTGGTGCAGCTGCTGGAGCACAGTCCTTGGAGCCGGCGGGAAGGCG GCAAGCTGCAGCGATTTGAGGGCGGCCGTTGGCATACGGTGGCCCCTTCGGAGCAGCAAAAGCTGAGCAAGCTGGATGGGCAGGTGTGGATCGCCCTGTACAACCTGCTGCTGAGCTCTGAGGCCCGGGCCCGCTACTGCCTCACGAGTTTTGCCAAGGGACAGCTTCTCAAG CTTCGGCCCTTTCTCACAGACACCCTCCTGGACCAGCTGCCCAACCTGGCAGACCTGAAGAACTTCCTGGCCCACTTGGCCCTGGTCGAGCCCCAGACCCCTAAGAAGGACCTGGTGTTAGAACAG ATCCCGGAAATCTGGGAGCGGCTGAAGCAGCAGAACAAAGGCATGTGGCAGGCCATCGCCAAGCACCAGCTGCAACACGTGTTCAGCCCCTCGGAGCACGACCTGCGGCTGCAGGCAGCAAG GTGGGCTGAGACGTACAGGTTGGATGTGCTCGAAGCGGTGGCTCCGGAGCGACCTCGCTGTGCCTACTGCAGCGCAGAGGCCTCGAAGCGCTGCTCGAGATGCCAGAATGAGTGGTACTGCTGCAG GGAGTGCCAAGTCAAGCACTGGGAGAAGCACCGgaaggtttgtgtcctggctgggcAGGGCGACAGAGCCAAGTGA
- the ZMYND10 gene encoding zinc finger MYND domain-containing protein 10 isoform X2, with amino-acid sequence MGDLELLLPGEADVLVRGLRSFPLREMGTEGWTRQHESLEKLNMQAILDATASQSEPIQELLVTHGKIPTLVEELITVEMWKQKVLPVLCKLEDFKPQNTFPIYMVEVCESAEDTVLDLVDYCHRKLALLVARGGQSGLREEEGSQDSTPMQELQKQAELMEFEITLKALSVLRYITDCVDSLSLSTLSRMLSTHNLPCLLVQLLEHSPWSRREGGKLQRFEGGRWHTVAPSEQQKLSKLDGQVWIALYNLLLSSEARARYCLTSFAKGQLLKLRPFLTDTLLDQLPNLADLKNFLAHLALVEPQTPKKDLVLEQIPEIWERLKQQNKGMWQAIAKHQLQHVFSPSEHDLRLQAARSGLLSGDGRQREPRGMGVSGGAPGPRLPGPARPRDPPAGGLRRTGWMCSKRWLRSDLAVPTAAQRPRSAARDARMSGTAAGSAKSSTGRSTGRFVSWLGRATEPSEGCACLHNGQPPGPRQPTPSLTISSGSCRWCAQQRSADPPPPPLPAPPAGRRRALPQHTGREPDVGTLSL; translated from the exons atgggcgacctggagctgctgctgcccGGGGAGGCTGATGTGCTGGTGCGGGGtctgcgcagcttcccgctgcGAGAGATGGGCACTGAAGG GTGGACGCGGCAGCACGAGAGCCTGGAGAAGCTCAACATGCAGGCCATCCTGGATGCCACCGCGAGCCAGAGCGAGCCCATCCAGGAGCTGCTGGTCACCCACGGGAAG ATCCCGACGCTGGTGGAGGAGCTGATCACCGTGGAGATGTGGAAGCAGAAAGTGTTGCCCGTGCTGTGCAAGCTGGAGGACTTCAAGCCCCAGAACACCTTCCCCATATACATGGTG gAGGTGTGTGAGTCGGCAGAAGACACCGTCTTGGACCTGGTGGACTACTGCCACCGCAAACTGGCTCTTCTGGTGGCCCGGGGTGGCCAGAGTGGTCTCcgggaggaggaggggtcccAGGACAGCACCCCCATGCAG gagctgcagaagcagGCAGAGCTGATGGAGTTTGAGATCACACTGAAAGCCCTGTCGGTGCTGCGCTACATCACAGACTGCGTGGACAG CCTTTCCCTGAGCACCTTGAGCCGCATGCTCAGCACGCACAACCTGCCCTGCCTCCTGGTGCAGCTGCTGGAGCACAGTCCTTGGAGCCGGCGGGAAGGCG GCAAGCTGCAGCGATTTGAGGGCGGCCGTTGGCATACGGTGGCCCCTTCGGAGCAGCAAAAGCTGAGCAAGCTGGATGGGCAGGTGTGGATCGCCCTGTACAACCTGCTGCTGAGCTCTGAGGCCCGGGCCCGCTACTGCCTCACGAGTTTTGCCAAGGGACAGCTTCTCAAG CTTCGGCCCTTTCTCACAGACACCCTCCTGGACCAGCTGCCCAACCTGGCAGACCTGAAGAACTTCCTGGCCCACTTGGCCCTGGTCGAGCCCCAGACCCCTAAGAAGGACCTGGTGTTAGAACAG ATCCCGGAAATCTGGGAGCGGCTGAAGCAGCAGAACAAAGGCATGTGGCAGGCCATCGCCAAGCACCAGCTGCAACACGTGTTCAGCCCCTCGGAGCACGACCTGCGGCTGCAGGCAGCAAGGTCAGGCCTGCTGAGCGGGGATGGGCGCCAACGGGAGCCGAGAGGCATGGGTGTGAGCGGGGGtgcccccggcccccgcctgccaggcccagccaggccccgTGACCCTCCGGCAGGTGGGCTGAGACGTACAGGTTGGATGTGCTCGAAGCGGTGGCTCCGGAGCGACCTCGCTGTGCCTACTGCAGCGCAGAGGCCTCGAAGCGCTGCTCGAGATGCCAGAATGAGTGGTACTGCTGCAG GGAGTGCCAAGTCAAGCACTGGGAGAAGCACCGgaaggtttgtgtcctggctgggcAGGGCGACAGAGCCAAGTGAGGGCTGTGCCTGCCTGCACAACGGCCAACCACCCGGGCCAAGGCAACCCACCCCAAGCCTCACGATCTCATCTGGCTCCTGCCGCTGGTGCGCACAGCAGAGATCTGctgacccacccccacccccacttcctgccccACCCGCGGGTAGGCGGAGGGCGCTGCCTCAGCACACTGGAAGGGAGCCGGATGTGGGGACCCTCTCCCTGTAG
- the ZMYND10 gene encoding zinc finger MYND domain-containing protein 10 isoform X3 has protein sequence MGDLELLLPGEADVLVRGLRSFPLREMGTEGWTRQHESLEKLNMQAILDATASQSEPIQELLVTHGKIPTLVEELITVEMWKQKVLPVLCKLEDFKPQNTFPIYMVVHHEASIINLLETVFFHREVCESAEDTVLDLVDYCHRKLALLVARGGQSGLREEEGSQDSTPMQELQKQAELMEFEITLKALSVLRYITDCVDSLSLSTLSRMLSTHNLPCLLVQLLEHSPWSRREGDTLLDQLPNLADLKNFLAHLALVEPQTPKKDLVLEQIPEIWERLKQQNKGMWQAIAKHQLQHVFSPSEHDLRLQAARSGLLSGDGRQREPRGMGVSGGAPGPRLPGPARPRDPPAGGLRRTGWMCSKRWLRSDLAVPTAAQRPRSAARDARMSGTAAGSAKSSTGRSTGRFVSWLGRATEPSEGCACLHNGQPPGPRQPTPSLTISSGSCRWCAQQRSADPPPPPLPAPPAGRRRALPQHTGREPDVGTLSL, from the exons atgggcgacctggagctgctgctgcccGGGGAGGCTGATGTGCTGGTGCGGGGtctgcgcagcttcccgctgcGAGAGATGGGCACTGAAGG GTGGACGCGGCAGCACGAGAGCCTGGAGAAGCTCAACATGCAGGCCATCCTGGATGCCACCGCGAGCCAGAGCGAGCCCATCCAGGAGCTGCTGGTCACCCACGGGAAG ATCCCGACGCTGGTGGAGGAGCTGATCACCGTGGAGATGTGGAAGCAGAAAGTGTTGCCCGTGCTGTGCAAGCTGGAGGACTTCAAGCCCCAGAACACCTTCCCCATATACATGGTG GTACACCACGAGGCCTCCATCATCAACCTCCTTGAGACAGTGTTCTTCCACAGG gAGGTGTGTGAGTCGGCAGAAGACACCGTCTTGGACCTGGTGGACTACTGCCACCGCAAACTGGCTCTTCTGGTGGCCCGGGGTGGCCAGAGTGGTCTCcgggaggaggaggggtcccAGGACAGCACCCCCATGCAG gagctgcagaagcagGCAGAGCTGATGGAGTTTGAGATCACACTGAAAGCCCTGTCGGTGCTGCGCTACATCACAGACTGCGTGGACAG CCTTTCCCTGAGCACCTTGAGCCGCATGCTCAGCACGCACAACCTGCCCTGCCTCCTGGTGCAGCTGCTGGAGCACAGTCCTTGGAGCCGGCGGGAAGGCG ACACCCTCCTGGACCAGCTGCCCAACCTGGCAGACCTGAAGAACTTCCTGGCCCACTTGGCCCTGGTCGAGCCCCAGACCCCTAAGAAGGACCTGGTGTTAGAACAG ATCCCGGAAATCTGGGAGCGGCTGAAGCAGCAGAACAAAGGCATGTGGCAGGCCATCGCCAAGCACCAGCTGCAACACGTGTTCAGCCCCTCGGAGCACGACCTGCGGCTGCAGGCAGCAAGGTCAGGCCTGCTGAGCGGGGATGGGCGCCAACGGGAGCCGAGAGGCATGGGTGTGAGCGGGGGtgcccccggcccccgcctgccaggcccagccaggccccgTGACCCTCCGGCAGGTGGGCTGAGACGTACAGGTTGGATGTGCTCGAAGCGGTGGCTCCGGAGCGACCTCGCTGTGCCTACTGCAGCGCAGAGGCCTCGAAGCGCTGCTCGAGATGCCAGAATGAGTGGTACTGCTGCAG GGAGTGCCAAGTCAAGCACTGGGAGAAGCACCGgaaggtttgtgtcctggctgggcAGGGCGACAGAGCCAAGTGAGGGCTGTGCCTGCCTGCACAACGGCCAACCACCCGGGCCAAGGCAACCCACCCCAAGCCTCACGATCTCATCTGGCTCCTGCCGCTGGTGCGCACAGCAGAGATCTGctgacccacccccacccccacttcctgccccACCCGCGGGTAGGCGGAGGGCGCTGCCTCAGCACACTGGAAGGGAGCCGGATGTGGGGACCCTCTCCCTGTAG
- the ZMYND10 gene encoding zinc finger MYND domain-containing protein 10 isoform X1 has translation MGDLELLLPGEADVLVRGLRSFPLREMGTEGWTRQHESLEKLNMQAILDATASQSEPIQELLVTHGKIPTLVEELITVEMWKQKVLPVLCKLEDFKPQNTFPIYMVVHHEASIINLLETVFFHREVCESAEDTVLDLVDYCHRKLALLVARGGQSGLREEEGSQDSTPMQELQKQAELMEFEITLKALSVLRYITDCVDSLSLSTLSRMLSTHNLPCLLVQLLEHSPWSRREGGKLQRFEGGRWHTVAPSEQQKLSKLDGQVWIALYNLLLSSEARARYCLTSFAKGQLLKLRPFLTDTLLDQLPNLADLKNFLAHLALVEPQTPKKDLVLEQIPEIWERLKQQNKGMWQAIAKHQLQHVFSPSEHDLRLQAARSGLLSGDGRQREPRGMGVSGGAPGPRLPGPARPRDPPAGGLRRTGWMCSKRWLRSDLAVPTAAQRPRSAARDARMSGTAAGSAKSSTGRSTGRFVSWLGRATEPSEGCACLHNGQPPGPRQPTPSLTISSGSCRWCAQQRSADPPPPPLPAPPAGRRRALPQHTGREPDVGTLSL, from the exons atgggcgacctggagctgctgctgcccGGGGAGGCTGATGTGCTGGTGCGGGGtctgcgcagcttcccgctgcGAGAGATGGGCACTGAAGG GTGGACGCGGCAGCACGAGAGCCTGGAGAAGCTCAACATGCAGGCCATCCTGGATGCCACCGCGAGCCAGAGCGAGCCCATCCAGGAGCTGCTGGTCACCCACGGGAAG ATCCCGACGCTGGTGGAGGAGCTGATCACCGTGGAGATGTGGAAGCAGAAAGTGTTGCCCGTGCTGTGCAAGCTGGAGGACTTCAAGCCCCAGAACACCTTCCCCATATACATGGTG GTACACCACGAGGCCTCCATCATCAACCTCCTTGAGACAGTGTTCTTCCACAGG gAGGTGTGTGAGTCGGCAGAAGACACCGTCTTGGACCTGGTGGACTACTGCCACCGCAAACTGGCTCTTCTGGTGGCCCGGGGTGGCCAGAGTGGTCTCcgggaggaggaggggtcccAGGACAGCACCCCCATGCAG gagctgcagaagcagGCAGAGCTGATGGAGTTTGAGATCACACTGAAAGCCCTGTCGGTGCTGCGCTACATCACAGACTGCGTGGACAG CCTTTCCCTGAGCACCTTGAGCCGCATGCTCAGCACGCACAACCTGCCCTGCCTCCTGGTGCAGCTGCTGGAGCACAGTCCTTGGAGCCGGCGGGAAGGCG GCAAGCTGCAGCGATTTGAGGGCGGCCGTTGGCATACGGTGGCCCCTTCGGAGCAGCAAAAGCTGAGCAAGCTGGATGGGCAGGTGTGGATCGCCCTGTACAACCTGCTGCTGAGCTCTGAGGCCCGGGCCCGCTACTGCCTCACGAGTTTTGCCAAGGGACAGCTTCTCAAG CTTCGGCCCTTTCTCACAGACACCCTCCTGGACCAGCTGCCCAACCTGGCAGACCTGAAGAACTTCCTGGCCCACTTGGCCCTGGTCGAGCCCCAGACCCCTAAGAAGGACCTGGTGTTAGAACAG ATCCCGGAAATCTGGGAGCGGCTGAAGCAGCAGAACAAAGGCATGTGGCAGGCCATCGCCAAGCACCAGCTGCAACACGTGTTCAGCCCCTCGGAGCACGACCTGCGGCTGCAGGCAGCAAGGTCAGGCCTGCTGAGCGGGGATGGGCGCCAACGGGAGCCGAGAGGCATGGGTGTGAGCGGGGGtgcccccggcccccgcctgccaggcccagccaggccccgTGACCCTCCGGCAGGTGGGCTGAGACGTACAGGTTGGATGTGCTCGAAGCGGTGGCTCCGGAGCGACCTCGCTGTGCCTACTGCAGCGCAGAGGCCTCGAAGCGCTGCTCGAGATGCCAGAATGAGTGGTACTGCTGCAG GGAGTGCCAAGTCAAGCACTGGGAGAAGCACCGgaaggtttgtgtcctggctgggcAGGGCGACAGAGCCAAGTGAGGGCTGTGCCTGCCTGCACAACGGCCAACCACCCGGGCCAAGGCAACCCACCCCAAGCCTCACGATCTCATCTGGCTCCTGCCGCTGGTGCGCACAGCAGAGATCTGctgacccacccccacccccacttcctgccccACCCGCGGGTAGGCGGAGGGCGCTGCCTCAGCACACTGGAAGGGAGCCGGATGTGGGGACCCTCTCCCTGTAG
- the ZMYND10 gene encoding zinc finger MYND domain-containing protein 10 isoform X7 yields the protein MGDLELLLPGEADVLVRGLRSFPLREMGTEGWTRQHESLEKLNMQAILDATASQSEPIQELLVTHGKIPTLVEELITVEMWKQKVLPVLCKLEDFKPQNTFPIYMVVHHEASIINLLETVFFHREVCESAEDTVLDLVDYCHRKLALLVARGGQSGLREEEGSQDSTPMQELQKQAELMEFEITLKALSVLRYITDCVDSLSLSTLSRMLSTHNLPCLLVQLLEHSPWSRREGDTLLDQLPNLADLKNFLAHLALVEPQTPKKDLVLEQIPEIWERLKQQNKGMWQAIAKHQLQHVFSPSEHDLRLQAARWAETYRLDVLEAVAPERPRCAYCSAEASKRCSRCQNEWYCCRECQVKHWEKHRKVCVLAGQGDRAK from the exons atgggcgacctggagctgctgctgcccGGGGAGGCTGATGTGCTGGTGCGGGGtctgcgcagcttcccgctgcGAGAGATGGGCACTGAAGG GTGGACGCGGCAGCACGAGAGCCTGGAGAAGCTCAACATGCAGGCCATCCTGGATGCCACCGCGAGCCAGAGCGAGCCCATCCAGGAGCTGCTGGTCACCCACGGGAAG ATCCCGACGCTGGTGGAGGAGCTGATCACCGTGGAGATGTGGAAGCAGAAAGTGTTGCCCGTGCTGTGCAAGCTGGAGGACTTCAAGCCCCAGAACACCTTCCCCATATACATGGTG GTACACCACGAGGCCTCCATCATCAACCTCCTTGAGACAGTGTTCTTCCACAGG gAGGTGTGTGAGTCGGCAGAAGACACCGTCTTGGACCTGGTGGACTACTGCCACCGCAAACTGGCTCTTCTGGTGGCCCGGGGTGGCCAGAGTGGTCTCcgggaggaggaggggtcccAGGACAGCACCCCCATGCAG gagctgcagaagcagGCAGAGCTGATGGAGTTTGAGATCACACTGAAAGCCCTGTCGGTGCTGCGCTACATCACAGACTGCGTGGACAG CCTTTCCCTGAGCACCTTGAGCCGCATGCTCAGCACGCACAACCTGCCCTGCCTCCTGGTGCAGCTGCTGGAGCACAGTCCTTGGAGCCGGCGGGAAGGCG ACACCCTCCTGGACCAGCTGCCCAACCTGGCAGACCTGAAGAACTTCCTGGCCCACTTGGCCCTGGTCGAGCCCCAGACCCCTAAGAAGGACCTGGTGTTAGAACAG ATCCCGGAAATCTGGGAGCGGCTGAAGCAGCAGAACAAAGGCATGTGGCAGGCCATCGCCAAGCACCAGCTGCAACACGTGTTCAGCCCCTCGGAGCACGACCTGCGGCTGCAGGCAGCAAG GTGGGCTGAGACGTACAGGTTGGATGTGCTCGAAGCGGTGGCTCCGGAGCGACCTCGCTGTGCCTACTGCAGCGCAGAGGCCTCGAAGCGCTGCTCGAGATGCCAGAATGAGTGGTACTGCTGCAG GGAGTGCCAAGTCAAGCACTGGGAGAAGCACCGgaaggtttgtgtcctggctgggcAGGGCGACAGAGCCAAGTGA